In Longimicrobiaceae bacterium, the sequence GCAAGCTCAGGAACAGATAAGGAATTTTCGCCGAAGCGCAATCGGCCGGCATCGCCTATCGCCGTGTAGCCAGGCGTATGTTGCGCGCAGCGTCCCGCTTCGCCAACCCCGGAGAGCCCCAGATGCGAATCCCCCCCATCACGGTCGACTACCCCGACTGGGTCGCGCCGCTGATCGACTGGGACCGGCGCTACGCCACCGACGAGGAGAGGATGAGGCTCGCGATCGAGGTCTCGCGCGAGAACGTGGTGCGCGGGACGGGCGGCCCCTTCGGCGCGGCGATCTTCGAGGCGGAGAGCGGCGCGCTCGTGGCGGTGGGGATGAACAGCGTGGTGCGCCTGAACAACTGCACGCTCCACGGCGAGATGGTGGCCTTCATGATGGCGCAGGCGCGGCTCGGCAGCTTCACCCTCCGCTCGGCGGACGGCCCCGCGTACGAGCTGGTGACCTCGTGCGAGCCGTGCGCCATGTGCCTGGGCGCGACGCTCTGGAGCGGCGTCACCCGCGTGGTCTGCGGCGCGCACCGCGACGACGCGCGGCGCCTGAACTTCGAGGAGGGGCCCGTCTTCCCCGAGTCGCACGCGTACCTGGAGGCGCGCGGGATCGAGATCGTGCACGGCGTGCTCCGGGAGGAGGCGAACGCGGTTCTGGAGATGTACCGCGCGCAGAAGGGGATCATCTACAACGGGTGAGGAACGGAAGTGGGGGAGTGCGAAAGTGGGTGAGTGCGTGAGTGCGAAAGTGCGTGGCCGCGGGAGCGCGGTGACGGGGGCGTGGACATGAGTCGCGCGCCCGGGCGTGCGGGGCTGGAGGCGGCGGCGGCGCGGCTCCGGACGGCGAACCTGGCGTTCGCGGCGCGCTACCCCGGCGAATCGGCGCTGCGGCAGCCGGTGCACACGGTGTACGCGGGCGCCCACCTCTTCCGGCACGACTCCGCGGCCCGGCACGGGGAGCTGGCGCTGGCCGCGCTGCGGGAGTACGCGCCGTCGCCGGAGGACTTCGCGGGGGCGCTCGGGATCGAAGGGGGGAAAGGCGCGGAGGAGCTCTACGCGCGGGTCGTGGAGAAGCTGGAGCGCGAGCCGGTGGAGGACTTCCGGCTGGACTTCGAGGACGGATACGGCGTCCGGCCGGACGCGGAGGAGGACGCGACCGCGGTGTCCGCGGCGGAGGAGGTGGCCCGGGGGATGGAGGCCGGGACGCTCCCCGCGTACGTCGGGCTGCGGCTGAAGTCGCTGGCAGAGGAGACGCGGGAGCGGAGCGTCCGCACGCTGGACCTGTTCCTGGCCCGTCTGCTGGAGGCGGCGGGCGGGCGGCTCCCCCCCGGCCTCCTCTTCACCGTGCCGAAGGTCACCATCCCGGAGCAGGCGGCCTTCTTCGCCGACGTGCTGGAGACGCTGGAGGCGCGGTGGGGGCTGGCGGAGGGGACGCTCCGCTTCGAGCTGATGGTGGAGGTGCCGCAGGCGGTGATCGGGGCGGACGGGAGGGTGCCGCTGCCGGGCTTCCTGGACGCTGCGCGCGGACGCCTGGCGGCGGCGCACTTCGGCACGTACGACTACACCTCGGGGGTGGGGATCACGGCGGCCCACCAGGGAATGCGGCACCCGGCCTGCGACTTCGCGCGGCACGTGATGCAGGTGGCGTTCGCGGGGACCGGGGTGTGGCTCTCGGACGGCTCGACCGCCGGGCTCCCCGTCCCGGTGCACGAAGGTCCATCACCCACGGACGGGGAGCGGCGCGAGAACCGCGAGGCCGTTCACCGCGCCTGGCGGATGCACTTCGACGACGTGCGGCACTCGCTCGTCCACGGCTTCTACCAGGGGTGGGACCTCTACCCCGCGCAGCTCCCCACCCGCTACGCCGCGGTGTTCGCGTTCTTCCTCGCCGGGCGCGACGCGGCCGCGCAGCGCCTCCGCGGCTTCCTGGCGAAGGCGGCGCAGGCGGGCGACGCCTTCGACGACCCGCACGCGGGGCAGGCGCTGCTCAACTACTTCCTGCGCGGGGTCGGCTGCGGCGCCTTCTCCGAAGCCGAAGTGCTGGAAGAGACGGGCCTCACCGGCGAGGAGCTACGGGGGCGGTCGTTCGCCGGCATCCTCGCGAACCGGTAGACGCGCGACGGCCCAGGATCGGGGCAGCTAGCAGGTGTCGAGATGATCGCCTGCAGCTCGAAGGCCATGGGGCGTCCTATCGATTCCGGGGCAACCGGAGGTGGTGACCGGGAGGCGGGGGGAGGCTCAGCAGGCGGTGCGTTTGTGTGAGCCCGCGCAGTCACCCCGGTC encodes:
- a CDS encoding nucleoside deaminase, which codes for MRIPPITVDYPDWVAPLIDWDRRYATDEERMRLAIEVSRENVVRGTGGPFGAAIFEAESGALVAVGMNSVVRLNNCTLHGEMVAFMMAQARLGSFTLRSADGPAYELVTSCEPCAMCLGATLWSGVTRVVCGAHRDDARRLNFEEGPVFPESHAYLEARGIEIVHGVLREEANAVLEMYRAQKGIIYNG